The Cupriavidus sp. EM10 genome includes a region encoding these proteins:
- a CDS encoding H-NS family nucleoid-associated regulatory protein: MSESDAAKQAAVAWVREQMDHHGLTFDHLVEAGCFADADSDTAADTAADTADTAPSAQQAETPVATHAAPRVLYRNAMGQSWDGNGEYPDWLQRAVNAGQSIDFFRVDQGA; encoded by the coding sequence ATGTCCGAGTCTGATGCAGCCAAACAAGCCGCGGTGGCATGGGTCCGCGAGCAGATGGATCACCATGGCCTGACGTTCGACCATCTCGTCGAAGCAGGCTGCTTTGCCGATGCCGACAGCGACACCGCCGCTGACACCGCCGCTGACACCGCCGATACGGCGCCGTCCGCCCAGCAGGCCGAAACGCCAGTTGCCACCCATGCCGCGCCGCGCGTGTTGTATCGCAACGCGATGGGTCAGAGCTGGGACGGCAACGGCGAATACCCCGACTGGCTGCAGCGCGCCGTCAACGCCGGGCAATCGATCGACTTCTTCCGCGTCGACCAGGGCGCGTAA
- a CDS encoding TolC family protein produces MMHTLLRRAALPLAAALLAGCASFAPDGGFGPVADTARDRLGKDAVWARSDADRNALRDRTRELLAQPLDADAAIQVALLNNPGLQAQYADLGIAEADYVQATRLPNPGFSFSRKSSGDELKIDRAVTIGFMNLLALPFAARIEESRFAQTRLAVADATLRRAEATRRAWVQAVAAEQAARYADQVRRAAETGALFARDLARAGNVSALDHAREQAFYADAAAQLARARERALSAREQLTRELGLWGADIGYTLPDRLPDLPGARPAMQNLEGYAVSQRLDLQAGRLQLDSLSRSLGLTRATRFISVLDVSYLHNSETSRPRETGYGIDIEVPLFDWGGARVARAEAVYMQAAARLAEQAINARSMVRETYAGYQARYDIALHYRDEVVPLRKRIVDESLLRYNGMLVSVFELLTDAREQVNAVNGYLDAQRDFWLADADLRGALGGRLPASSTITGSATPPQGQ; encoded by the coding sequence ATGATGCACACCTTGCTCCGACGCGCCGCCCTTCCACTGGCTGCTGCCCTGCTGGCCGGATGTGCCAGCTTTGCGCCCGACGGCGGCTTCGGCCCCGTCGCCGATACTGCGCGCGACAGACTCGGCAAGGATGCCGTCTGGGCGCGCAGCGACGCCGACCGCAATGCGCTGCGCGACCGCACGCGCGAACTGCTGGCGCAGCCGCTCGATGCCGATGCCGCGATCCAGGTCGCGCTGCTCAATAACCCGGGGCTTCAGGCACAGTACGCCGACCTGGGCATTGCCGAGGCCGACTATGTACAGGCCACGCGGCTGCCGAACCCCGGCTTCTCGTTCAGCCGCAAGAGTTCAGGCGACGAATTGAAGATCGACCGCGCCGTCACCATCGGCTTCATGAACCTGCTGGCGCTGCCGTTTGCCGCCCGCATCGAGGAAAGCCGCTTTGCCCAGACCCGGCTGGCCGTGGCCGATGCCACGCTGCGCCGGGCCGAAGCCACCCGGCGCGCGTGGGTGCAAGCCGTGGCCGCCGAACAGGCCGCCCGCTACGCCGACCAGGTACGGCGCGCCGCCGAAACCGGCGCGCTGTTCGCCCGCGATCTGGCCCGTGCCGGCAACGTCAGCGCGCTCGACCATGCGCGCGAACAGGCCTTCTATGCCGATGCCGCCGCGCAGCTTGCCCGCGCCCGCGAACGGGCGCTGTCGGCCCGCGAGCAGCTGACCCGCGAACTGGGCCTGTGGGGCGCCGATATCGGCTACACGCTGCCGGACCGCCTGCCCGACCTGCCGGGGGCCCGGCCGGCGATGCAGAACCTGGAAGGCTATGCGGTATCGCAGCGCCTGGACCTGCAGGCCGGACGCCTGCAACTGGATAGCCTGTCGCGATCGCTCGGCCTGACGCGCGCCACGCGCTTCATCAGCGTGCTGGACGTCAGCTATCTCCACAACTCCGAAACCAGCCGCCCGCGCGAAACGGGCTACGGCATCGACATCGAAGTGCCGCTGTTCGACTGGGGCGGGGCGCGCGTGGCCCGCGCCGAAGCGGTCTACATGCAGGCGGCGGCCCGGCTGGCCGAACAGGCCATCAACGCGCGCTCCATGGTGCGCGAGACCTATGCCGGCTACCAGGCGCGCTATGACATCGCGCTGCACTACCGCGACGAAGTGGTGCCGCTGCGCAAGCGCATCGTCGACGAAAGCTTGCTGCGCTACAACGGCATGCTGGTCAGCGTGTTCGAACTGCTGACCGACGCACGCGAGCAGGTCAATGCGGTGAACGGCTACCTGGACGCCCAACGCGACTTCTGGCTGGCCGATGCCGACCTGCGCGGCGCGCTGGGCGGCCGGCTGCCGGCCTCTTCCACCATCACCGGTTCGGCGACCCCGCCACAAGGACAATGA
- a CDS encoding CusA/CzcA family heavy metal efflux RND transporter, with amino-acid sequence MFERILRFAIAQRWLVMLAVLAMAGLGVYNYSRLPIDAVPDITNVQVQVNTAAPGYSPLEAEQRVTYPLETAMSGLPGLEQTRSLSRYGLSQITVIFKEGTDIYFARQLVNQRIQEARDDLPAGISPQMGPISTGLGEIYLWTVEADPGARKPDGSPYTPTDLREIQDWIIKPQLRTVPGVTEINTIGGFAKEYLVAPSSEKLASYGLSLQNVVEALERNNANVGAGYIERRGEQYLVRAPGQVRSIDDIREVIVGTAQGQPIRVRDLADVGLGRELRTGAATDNGREVVLGTVFMLIGENSRAVSRAVDARMAAINKSLPAGVKAVTVYDRTTLVDKAIATVKKNLLEGAVLVIAVLFLFLGNLRAALITAMVIPLSMLFTFTGMVTYRISANLMSLGALDFGIIVDGAVVIVENCVRRLAHARERLGRPLTRQERFAEVFAAAQEARRPLVFGQLIIMIVYVPIFALTGVEGKMFHPMAMTVVVALLGALILSVTFVPAAVALFIGDRVAEKENRVMGWARRWYEPALRRALANTPVVLTAAGVAVLLSGLMATRLGSEFIPSLNEGDFSVQALRIPGTSLSQSVAMQQQIETRLKEKFPEIERVFSRTGTAEIASDAMPPSASDAYIMLKPRDQWPDPKRSRESLRTAMEAELETLPGNRYEFSQPIQLRFNELISGVRSDVAVKLFGDDNAVLDATAQKIAQVLQSIPGAAEVKVEQTTGLPVLTVDVDRSRAARYGLNMNDVQDTVAIAIGGRDAGVFYQGDRRFNIGVRLPEGVRSDVDALRRLPIPLPKGASTGTSYIPLGEIATLDVSPGPNQVSRENGKRRIVISANVRGRDVGGFVPEAMSAIESRVQIPTGYWLAWGGTFEQLQSATERLQIVVPLALALVFVLLFVMFGNVRDGLLVFTGIPFALTGGVLALWLRGIPLSISAAVGFIALSGVAVLNGLVMLSFIRGLRENGESLDDAVFHGALTRLRPVLMTALVASLGFVPMAIATGTGAEVQRPLATVVIGGILSSTALTLLVLPVLYRWAHGRRTETEAGLAGSIPR; translated from the coding sequence TCGCTGTCGCGCTACGGCCTGTCACAGATCACGGTGATCTTCAAGGAAGGCACCGACATCTATTTCGCGCGGCAACTGGTCAACCAGCGCATCCAGGAAGCGCGCGACGACCTGCCCGCCGGCATCTCGCCGCAGATGGGGCCGATTTCCACGGGCCTGGGCGAGATCTACCTGTGGACCGTGGAAGCCGATCCCGGCGCGCGCAAGCCGGACGGCTCGCCGTACACGCCCACGGACCTGCGCGAGATCCAGGACTGGATCATCAAGCCGCAGTTGCGCACCGTGCCCGGCGTCACCGAGATCAACACGATTGGCGGTTTCGCCAAGGAATACCTGGTGGCGCCGAGTTCGGAAAAGCTGGCGTCGTACGGGCTGTCGCTGCAGAACGTGGTGGAAGCGCTGGAGCGCAACAACGCCAACGTCGGCGCCGGCTATATCGAGCGGCGCGGCGAGCAATACCTGGTGCGCGCGCCAGGCCAGGTCAGGTCGATCGACGATATCCGCGAGGTGATCGTCGGTACGGCACAGGGCCAGCCGATCCGCGTGCGCGATCTGGCCGACGTGGGGCTCGGCCGCGAACTGCGCACCGGCGCGGCCACCGACAACGGCCGCGAAGTGGTGCTTGGCACCGTGTTCATGCTGATCGGCGAGAACAGCCGCGCGGTGTCGCGGGCCGTGGATGCGCGCATGGCCGCCATCAACAAGTCGCTGCCGGCCGGCGTGAAGGCCGTCACGGTCTACGACCGCACGACGCTGGTGGACAAGGCCATCGCCACGGTCAAGAAGAACCTGCTCGAAGGTGCGGTGCTGGTCATTGCCGTGCTGTTCCTTTTCCTCGGCAACCTGCGGGCGGCGCTGATCACGGCGATGGTGATCCCGTTGTCGATGCTGTTCACGTTCACGGGCATGGTCACGTACCGGATCAGCGCCAACCTGATGAGCCTGGGCGCGCTCGACTTCGGGATCATCGTCGACGGCGCGGTGGTCATCGTCGAGAACTGCGTGCGCCGGCTGGCCCATGCGCGGGAACGGCTGGGCCGGCCGCTGACGCGCCAGGAACGCTTCGCCGAGGTCTTTGCCGCCGCGCAGGAAGCGCGTCGCCCGCTGGTGTTCGGCCAGCTCATCATCATGATCGTCTACGTGCCGATCTTTGCGCTGACGGGCGTGGAAGGCAAGATGTTCCATCCGATGGCGATGACGGTGGTGGTGGCGCTGCTCGGGGCGCTGATCCTGTCGGTCACCTTCGTGCCGGCGGCCGTGGCGCTGTTTATCGGCGACCGCGTGGCGGAGAAGGAAAACCGCGTCATGGGCTGGGCGCGGCGCTGGTACGAACCCGCGCTGCGGCGCGCGCTGGCCAACACGCCGGTGGTGCTGACCGCCGCCGGGGTGGCCGTGCTCCTGAGCGGGCTGATGGCCACGCGGCTTGGCAGCGAGTTCATCCCGAGCCTGAACGAGGGCGATTTCTCGGTGCAGGCGTTGCGGATTCCTGGCACCAGCCTGAGCCAGTCGGTGGCGATGCAGCAGCAGATCGAGACCCGTCTCAAGGAGAAATTCCCGGAGATCGAGCGGGTGTTCTCGCGCACCGGCACGGCCGAGATTGCCTCCGATGCGATGCCGCCCAGCGCCTCGGACGCCTACATCATGCTGAAGCCGCGCGACCAGTGGCCCGATCCGAAGCGCTCGCGCGAATCGCTGCGCACGGCGATGGAGGCGGAATTGGAAACGCTGCCCGGCAATCGCTACGAGTTCTCGCAGCCAATCCAGCTGCGCTTCAACGAACTGATTTCGGGGGTGCGCAGCGACGTGGCGGTGAAGCTGTTCGGCGACGACAACGCGGTGCTGGACGCCACGGCGCAGAAAATCGCGCAGGTGCTGCAGTCGATACCCGGCGCGGCCGAGGTCAAGGTGGAACAGACCACCGGCCTGCCCGTGCTGACGGTGGACGTCGACCGCAGCCGCGCCGCGCGCTACGGGCTGAACATGAACGATGTGCAGGACACCGTGGCCATCGCCATCGGCGGCCGGGATGCAGGCGTGTTCTACCAGGGCGACCGCCGTTTCAATATCGGCGTGAGGCTGCCGGAAGGCGTGCGATCCGATGTCGATGCGCTGCGGCGCCTGCCGATCCCGCTTCCCAAGGGCGCGAGCACGGGCACGAGCTATATCCCGCTTGGCGAAATTGCTACGTTGGACGTGTCGCCGGGACCGAACCAGGTATCGCGCGAAAACGGCAAGCGCCGCATCGTGATCAGTGCCAACGTGCGAGGCCGCGACGTCGGCGGATTCGTGCCGGAGGCCATGTCGGCCATCGAGTCGCGGGTGCAGATACCGACTGGCTACTGGCTCGCATGGGGCGGCACCTTCGAGCAGTTGCAATCGGCCACCGAGCGGCTGCAGATCGTGGTGCCGCTGGCGCTGGCGCTGGTGTTCGTGCTGCTGTTCGTGATGTTCGGCAACGTGCGTGACGGACTGCTGGTGTTCACCGGGATTCCGTTCGCGCTGACGGGCGGCGTGCTGGCGCTGTGGCTGCGCGGGATACCGCTGTCGATCTCGGCGGCGGTGGGCTTTATCGCATTGTCTGGGGTGGCGGTGCTCAACGGCCTGGTGATGCTGTCGTTTATCCGCGGCTTGCGCGAGAACGGTGAATCCCTTGACGACGCGGTGTTCCATGGCGCGTTGACGCGGCTGCGGCCGGTGCTGATGACCGCGCTGGTGGCCTCGTTGGGATTCGTGCCGATGGCGATTGCTACCGGGACGGGCGCCGAAGTGCAACGGCCGCTGGCCACCGTGGTGATCGGCGGCATCCTGTCATCGACGGCGCTGACGCTGCTGGTATTGCCCGTGCTGTATCGATGGGCGCATGGGCGAAGGACGGAGACGGAGGCCGGGCTCGCCGGCTCCATCCCGCGCTGA
- a CDS encoding heavy metal sensor histidine kinase, giving the protein MRRLVRIRRALKAWMPASLTTRLALAYGLTTAAILVGVATYLSSALGNQLQSRDESELVGEVLLVRHLLREVADETEIRTDTHRFADIAMGHEGLILVVRNASGDPLISLNPHNETLPPLRVLPVGTAPDKSQLQTWHPRNGVPSRGMAALGQIGDTGRTVEIIVLSDAGYRVALMREYRGELLGAVLCGAIVAAALGFVLARRGLRMLRRMASDAAAVTTSRLATRLDVGGAPEELRDLAGALNGMLARLQDSFTRLSQFSADLAHDFRTPISNLVGQTQVTLAQRRTPAEYEAVLESNLEEYERLARMIENMLFLARADNAQVALGARPLDARAELDKVAEYFEAVAADRNLTVMVSGHATVVADQTLLRRAIINLLDNALRHAPVGSAVRMAVARNGADMTAISVTNGGPAIEADALPHLFGRFYRADPSRRNSSGSTGLGLAIVDTIMRLHGGSVSVTSVEEQTRFELEFPDNSVSRAGA; this is encoded by the coding sequence ATGAGGCGACTGGTGCGCATCCGGCGCGCGCTGAAGGCCTGGATGCCGGCGTCGCTGACCACGCGGCTGGCGCTGGCCTATGGCCTGACCACGGCCGCGATCCTGGTCGGGGTGGCCACATACCTGTCCAGCGCGCTGGGCAACCAGTTGCAGTCGCGCGACGAAAGCGAGCTGGTGGGCGAAGTCCTGCTGGTGCGCCACCTGCTGCGCGAGGTGGCCGACGAAACCGAGATCCGCACCGATACCCACCGGTTTGCGGATATTGCGATGGGCCACGAGGGGTTGATCCTGGTCGTGCGCAACGCATCGGGCGATCCGCTGATCTCGCTGAATCCCCATAACGAAACCCTGCCGCCGCTGCGCGTGCTGCCCGTGGGCACCGCGCCGGACAAGTCGCAGCTGCAGACCTGGCATCCGCGTAATGGCGTGCCGTCGCGCGGCATGGCGGCACTTGGCCAGATCGGTGACACCGGCCGCACCGTGGAAATCATCGTGCTCAGCGATGCCGGCTACCGGGTGGCGCTGATGCGCGAATACCGGGGCGAGTTGCTGGGCGCGGTGCTGTGCGGCGCGATAGTCGCGGCGGCGCTGGGCTTCGTGCTGGCCCGGCGCGGGCTGCGCATGCTCCGCCGCATGGCCAGCGATGCAGCGGCGGTTACCACCAGCCGCCTGGCGACGCGGCTCGATGTCGGCGGCGCGCCCGAGGAATTGCGCGATCTGGCCGGCGCGCTGAACGGCATGCTGGCGCGTCTGCAGGACAGCTTCACGCGCCTGTCGCAGTTTTCGGCCGACCTGGCCCACGATTTCCGTACGCCCATCAGCAATCTGGTGGGGCAGACCCAGGTGACGCTGGCCCAGCGCCGCACGCCGGCCGAATACGAGGCGGTGCTGGAATCGAACCTGGAGGAATACGAGCGGCTGGCGCGCATGATCGAGAACATGCTGTTCCTGGCCCGCGCCGACAACGCCCAGGTGGCGCTGGGCGCCCGACCGCTCGATGCGCGGGCCGAACTCGACAAGGTGGCCGAGTACTTCGAAGCCGTGGCGGCAGACCGGAACCTGACGGTGATGGTATCGGGCCATGCCACGGTGGTGGCCGACCAGACGCTGCTGCGGCGCGCGATCATCAACCTGCTGGACAACGCGCTGCGCCATGCGCCGGTGGGCAGTGCCGTGCGCATGGCGGTGGCGCGCAATGGCGCGGACATGACGGCGATCAGCGTGACCAACGGCGGGCCGGCCATCGAGGCCGATGCCTTGCCGCACCTGTTCGGGCGCTTCTATCGCGCCGATCCGTCGCGCCGCAATTCGTCGGGATCCACCGGCCTTGGGCTGGCGATTGTCGACACGATCATGCGGCTGCACGGCGGCAGCGTGTCGGTGACCAGCGTCGAGGAACAGACCCGCTTCGAACTCGAGTTTCCTGACAATTCTGTCAGTAGGGCAGGCGCATAA
- a CDS encoding copper-binding protein has translation MKQKMVTLALLAWTAATSPALMAASPEPDMASATAQVPLPEVEGEIRKVDALAGKLTIRHGPIGNLDMGAMTMIFRVKDPAMLTQVQAGDKVQFTVDRIDGLLTVTSLVKQ, from the coding sequence ATGAAACAGAAGATGGTAACGCTGGCGCTGCTGGCATGGACCGCCGCAACCTCGCCCGCGCTGATGGCGGCCTCGCCCGAGCCCGACATGGCAAGCGCCACGGCGCAGGTGCCGCTACCCGAAGTGGAAGGGGAAATTCGCAAGGTTGATGCCCTGGCGGGCAAGCTGACCATTCGTCACGGGCCGATCGGCAACCTGGACATGGGTGCGATGACCATGATCTTTCGGGTGAAGGACCCGGCAATGCTGACGCAGGTGCAGGCGGGCGACAAGGTGCAGTTCACCGTCGACCGCATCGACGGGCTGCTGACGGTCACCTCGCTCGTCAAACAGTGA
- a CDS encoding VOC family protein, translating into MQVQPYLDFGGRFDEAMAFYGQVLGAKVTFLMRYKDTPPGGGEPPSAAWAEKVMHANVQIGDSQIMASDGREGQTPAFSGFMLSVGYVPNAEGKRIFEALSEGGQVIMPYQKTFWAEGFGMVVDKFKMTWMVNCEH; encoded by the coding sequence ATGCAGGTGCAACCCTATCTGGATTTTGGCGGACGCTTTGACGAGGCCATGGCCTTCTACGGCCAGGTGCTGGGCGCAAAAGTAACATTCCTTATGCGTTACAAGGACACCCCGCCGGGTGGCGGCGAGCCGCCGTCGGCAGCGTGGGCCGAGAAGGTCATGCACGCCAACGTCCAGATCGGCGACAGCCAGATCATGGCGTCGGACGGCCGCGAAGGACAGACCCCGGCGTTCTCGGGCTTCATGCTCTCCGTGGGCTATGTGCCGAATGCCGAGGGCAAGCGCATCTTCGAGGCGCTGTCCGAAGGTGGCCAGGTCATCATGCCGTACCAGAAGACCTTCTGGGCCGAAGGCTTCGGCATGGTGGTCGACAAGTTCAAGATGACCTGGATGGTCAACTGCGAGCATTGA
- a CDS encoding multicopper oxidase family protein produces the protein MVSRRNFLGQSAAAMLGTAMVSRAGAAALPEAPLQASAATQPPLPPASGRPYQPVVTLNGWTLPWRMRNGWKEFHLVAEPVEREMAPGMTSHLWGYNGQSPGPTIECVEGDRVRIFVTNKLPEHTTVHWHGVILPAGMDGVGGLSQPHIPPGKTFVYEFEMRHAGTFMYHPHSDEMVQMAMGMMGFIVVHPRDAAARRVDRDFVFLIAAYDIDPGSYTPRVAEMTDFNMWTWNSRVFPGIDVLPVRLGDRVRIRMGNLTMTNHPIHLHGHRFEVTGTDGGWVPPSARWPEVTTDVAVGQMRAIEFVADNPGDWAFHCHKSHHTMNAMGHNLPTMIGVQQKDLASRMNALVPDYMPMGQAGMADMGSMEMPLPENTLPMMSGQGPFGPIEMGGMFTTLKVRAGMAANDYRNPGWYRHPKGTVAFEYTEPVPAAPRRKP, from the coding sequence ATGGTTTCCCGACGCAATTTCCTGGGGCAATCGGCCGCCGCCATGCTGGGCACTGCGATGGTGTCGCGCGCCGGCGCGGCCGCCCTGCCCGAAGCGCCGCTGCAGGCCAGCGCCGCCACCCAGCCGCCGCTGCCGCCCGCCAGCGGGCGCCCCTACCAGCCCGTGGTCACGCTCAACGGCTGGACGCTGCCCTGGCGCATGCGCAACGGCTGGAAGGAATTCCACCTCGTGGCCGAGCCGGTCGAGCGCGAGATGGCGCCCGGCATGACGTCCCACCTGTGGGGCTACAACGGCCAGAGCCCGGGGCCGACCATCGAATGCGTGGAAGGCGACCGCGTGCGCATCTTCGTCACCAACAAGCTGCCGGAGCACACCACGGTGCACTGGCACGGCGTCATCCTGCCGGCCGGCATGGATGGCGTGGGCGGCCTGTCGCAGCCGCATATCCCGCCCGGCAAGACGTTCGTGTACGAGTTCGAGATGCGCCATGCGGGCACCTTCATGTATCACCCGCATTCCGACGAGATGGTGCAGATGGCCATGGGGATGATGGGCTTTATCGTCGTGCATCCGCGCGATGCCGCCGCCCGGCGCGTGGACCGCGACTTCGTGTTCCTGATCGCCGCGTACGACATCGACCCCGGCTCCTACACGCCGCGCGTGGCCGAGATGACCGATTTCAACATGTGGACGTGGAACAGCCGCGTGTTTCCCGGCATCGACGTGCTGCCCGTGCGCCTGGGCGACCGGGTACGCATCCGCATGGGCAACCTGACCATGACCAATCACCCGATCCACCTGCACGGCCACCGCTTCGAGGTGACTGGCACGGACGGCGGATGGGTGCCGCCCTCGGCGCGCTGGCCCGAGGTGACCACCGATGTCGCGGTGGGCCAGATGCGCGCCATCGAGTTCGTGGCGGACAACCCCGGCGACTGGGCCTTCCACTGCCACAAGTCGCACCACACGATGAACGCCATGGGTCACAACCTGCCCACGATGATCGGCGTGCAGCAGAAAGACCTGGCCAGCCGCATGAACGCGCTGGTGCCCGACTACATGCCGATGGGCCAGGCGGGCATGGCCGACATGGGCAGCATGGAGATGCCGCTGCCCGAGAACACGCTGCCGATGATGAGCGGCCAGGGCCCGTTCGGCCCCATCGAGATGGGCGGCATGTTTACCACGCTCAAGGTGCGCGCCGGCATGGCCGCGAACGACTACCGCAACCCGGGCTGGTATCGGCATCCGAAGGGCACCGTGGCCTTCGAGTACACCGAACCGGTACCGGCCGCACCGCGCCGCAAGCCGTGA
- a CDS encoding heavy metal response regulator transcription factor, which produces MRILIVEDEPKAGDYLLKGLTESGFVADLARDGVDGLSHAREQHYDLIVLDVMLPGIDGWQVLRELRRDKDTPVLCLTARDELSDRLKGLELGADDYMVKPFAFAELVARIRTILRRGPLRESEFMEVADLQIDTIRRRVTRAGQKIDLTSKEFALLQLLARRRGEVLSRSLIASQVWDMNFDSNTNVVDVSIRRLRAKVDDPFPKKLIHTRRGMGYVLDESEEA; this is translated from the coding sequence ATGCGTATCCTGATTGTGGAAGACGAGCCGAAGGCTGGCGATTACCTGCTGAAGGGGCTGACGGAGTCCGGCTTCGTGGCCGACCTGGCGCGCGATGGCGTGGACGGACTGTCCCACGCGCGCGAGCAGCATTACGACCTGATCGTCCTGGACGTCATGCTGCCCGGCATCGACGGCTGGCAGGTACTGCGCGAACTGCGGCGCGACAAGGACACGCCGGTGCTGTGCCTGACCGCCCGCGACGAGCTGTCGGATCGCCTCAAGGGCCTGGAGCTGGGTGCCGACGACTACATGGTCAAGCCGTTCGCGTTTGCCGAGCTGGTGGCGCGCATCCGCACCATCCTGCGCCGGGGGCCGCTGCGCGAGAGCGAATTCATGGAAGTGGCCGACCTGCAGATCGACACGATCCGCCGCCGCGTCACGCGTGCCGGCCAGAAGATCGACCTGACATCGAAGGAATTCGCGCTGCTGCAACTGCTGGCGCGGCGCCGTGGCGAGGTGCTGTCGCGCTCGCTGATCGCGTCCCAGGTCTGGGACATGAACTTCGACAGCAATACCAACGTGGTGGACGTTTCGATACGCCGGCTGCGTGCCAAGGTGGACGACCCCTTTCCGAAGAAGCTGATCCATACGCGCCGTGGCATGGGCTACGTGCTCGATGAGTCGGAAGAAGCATGA